Proteins encoded in a region of the Pseudomonas sp. PDNC002 genome:
- the malQ gene encoding 4-alpha-glucanotransferase gives MSAAQLERLAREAGLLVDWIDADNRPQRLTPEVQRNVLEALGFPAQSPEQIQQSLERLQQRHGETPPLVTADQGQPVRVPAPPGSRYRLFNENDSAHSEGRVDEHGRIPSPDTSGYYPLHLGERELILAVAPPRCPSVTRCCPGRQRIWGLAVQLYSLRRAQDGGAGDVGALAHLVRAAAEQGADAVAISPVHAMFAAARDIYSPYSPSSRLLFNELYAAPGLVLGDEPVRQAIVEAGLGDEFARLERLPLIDWLAVARLRDRLLAQLYRKFQSDSGELHDDFLAFRNQGGAELLQHCSFQVLQLRRAEAGEGLDWRFWPEPYRNAASAELGHFMVDEEQAISQQAFGQWLIARGLQRVQQDARQAGMGIGLIADLAVGAEPSGSQAWMRQDELLTGVSVGCPPDILNRAGQNWGICAFSPEGLRRHGFRAFIEMLRANLRYVGGLRIDHILGLRRLWVIPAGAPPEAGAYLEYPFDDLLRLICLEAERARAVIIGEDLGTVPPGLREALAERGILGMRVLLFEQQHGQFIPSRQWPDGALATSTTHDLPTLEGWQRGGDIDWRETLGQRTREAAADERNARQQETAALRRALGEHGIDAEPLLDAAIEFIGSTPAPLVLLPLEDATASVEQPNLPGPGDTHPNWRRRFEQSAAEMLDAPSVRARLERLRRARDGGHGHG, from the coding sequence AGCGCCACGGGGAAACACCGCCTCTCGTGACCGCCGACCAGGGCCAGCCGGTCCGCGTGCCCGCCCCGCCGGGCAGTCGTTATCGGCTGTTCAACGAGAACGACAGCGCCCACAGCGAAGGACGTGTCGACGAGCACGGGCGGATACCCTCGCCGGACACCAGTGGCTATTACCCACTCCATCTCGGCGAGCGGGAGCTGATCCTCGCCGTGGCACCACCGCGCTGTCCGTCCGTGACGCGCTGCTGCCCCGGCCGCCAGCGTATCTGGGGTCTGGCGGTGCAACTGTATTCGCTGCGCCGCGCGCAGGATGGCGGTGCCGGCGATGTCGGCGCCCTGGCCCATCTCGTGCGCGCCGCCGCCGAACAGGGCGCCGACGCCGTGGCGATCAGCCCGGTGCATGCCATGTTTGCCGCGGCGCGGGACATCTACAGCCCCTATTCCCCCTCCAGCCGGCTGTTGTTCAACGAGCTGTACGCCGCACCGGGTCTGGTACTGGGCGACGAGCCGGTGCGCCAGGCGATCGTGGAGGCCGGGCTCGGGGACGAATTCGCCCGCCTGGAGCGCCTGCCGCTGATCGACTGGCTGGCGGTCGCCCGTCTGCGCGACCGCCTGCTGGCGCAGCTCTACCGGAAGTTCCAGAGCGACAGCGGCGAGCTGCACGACGACTTCCTGGCCTTCCGCAACCAGGGTGGCGCCGAGCTGCTGCAGCATTGCAGCTTCCAGGTCCTGCAACTGCGCCGGGCGGAAGCCGGCGAGGGACTGGACTGGCGCTTCTGGCCGGAGCCATACCGCAACGCCGCCAGCGCCGAGCTGGGCCATTTCATGGTCGACGAGGAACAGGCGATCAGCCAGCAGGCGTTCGGCCAGTGGTTGATCGCCCGTGGCCTGCAACGGGTCCAGCAGGATGCCCGCCAGGCCGGCATGGGCATCGGCCTGATCGCCGACCTCGCGGTGGGCGCCGAACCCTCCGGCAGCCAGGCCTGGATGCGCCAGGACGAACTGCTCACCGGCGTCAGCGTCGGCTGCCCGCCGGACATCCTCAATCGCGCCGGGCAGAACTGGGGCATCTGCGCCTTCTCCCCGGAAGGTCTGCGCCGCCATGGTTTCCGTGCCTTCATCGAGATGCTGCGGGCCAACCTGCGCTATGTCGGCGGTTTGCGCATCGACCATATCCTCGGCCTGCGCCGACTCTGGGTGATCCCCGCCGGGGCGCCGCCCGAGGCCGGCGCCTACCTGGAGTATCCGTTCGACGACCTGCTGCGGCTGATCTGCCTGGAGGCGGAACGCGCCCGCGCGGTGATCATCGGCGAAGACCTCGGCACCGTGCCGCCGGGCCTGCGTGAGGCACTGGCGGAGCGCGGCATCCTCGGCATGCGCGTCCTGCTGTTCGAGCAACAGCATGGCCAGTTCATCCCGTCCCGCCAGTGGCCCGACGGCGCGCTGGCCACCAGCACCACGCACGATCTGCCCACTCTGGAAGGCTGGCAGCGCGGCGGCGACATCGACTGGCGGGAAACGCTCGGCCAACGCACCCGAGAAGCCGCCGCCGACGAGCGCAACGCGCGCCAGCAGGAAACCGCCGCCCTGCGCCGCGCGCTGGGCGAACACGGCATCGACGCCGAGCCGCTGCTGGATGCTGCCATCGAGTTCATCGGTTCGACGCCGGCCCCTCTGGTGCTGCTGCCGCTGGAAGATGCGACAGCCAGCGTCGAACAGCCGAACCTGCCGGGGCCAGGCGACACCCATCCCAACTGGCGGCGCCGCTTCGAACAGAGCGCCGCCGAGATGCTCGACGCACCGAGCGTGCGGGCTCGCCTGGAGCGGCTGCGGCGGGCACGCGATGGAGGCCACGGGCATGGTTGA
- the treY gene encoding malto-oligosyltrehalose synthase encodes MVDLRATLRLQFHHAFTLDDVLPWLDYFARLGISHLYASPLLAAQPGSLHGYDAVDPTRISDELGGEAALRRLVAGLRQNGMGLIVDTVANHMRIGAANPWWQDVLEWGLDSPYAHFFDIRWQSDDPLLDQQVLLPCLGEDYIDEVTHGRIRLDYDAASGRFLLRYGEQRFPLCPSSYGMILCHTDSPALLELAPRFVELHRHPLARHLAQGLCQQVAAQLANDGVRERLLAAYRDDWRSLHRLIEQQSYRLANWRVAADDINWRRFFDINELVGLRAEHPDVFAASHACLLRLMDEGLIDGLRIDHVDGLADPRGYCRRLWRATAGAPVYVEKILAPGERLPADWKVRGTTGYDFMNQVSQLQHDAAGEPQLRHLWREFSGRHEDFAMEVRQARERVLGSLFAGDLEGLSQQLWHIARFDLASRDIPLGSIRRALHQLLAAFPVYRTYAGALERSAQDRHFFSQALEQARHSLEQNDWRTLEWLDRLLGGEPLRAVPPGALRQLRRLALDRFQQLTPPIAAKSLEDTACYRSAMALGRNDVGFDPQTLGGDAHAFHRACQDRQRDFPQALLATATHDHKRGEDNRARLAVISERSEWFAEQVWGWWKLAAPLRRQLPSGPAPSGGDELILYQCLLGSWPLDLSVDDESGLRAFHARLEQWQRKAIREAKLDSDWSAPNEAYEQVCGDFLGAILLEDRGAPLRRAIAEAAQALMPAGALNALAQCVLRNTTPGVPDLYQGCELWDFSLVDPDNRRVPDFAAHEALLDGAPDWPALLRGWRDGRIKQALLAHALGLRKRWPALFAQGDYLPLEVRGEHAARVVAFARAHAGQHLLVVVPRCGAALLGASAVPHIPAEGWRDTRLHLPASLAAIRWSGLAGPVDPHDGEPRLAELLRDTPVNILTSGGER; translated from the coding sequence ATGGTTGACCTCCGCGCCACCCTGCGCCTGCAGTTCCATCACGCATTCACCCTGGACGATGTGTTGCCCTGGCTGGACTACTTCGCCCGCCTGGGGATCAGCCACCTCTACGCCTCGCCGCTGCTGGCCGCACAGCCCGGCTCCCTGCACGGCTATGACGCGGTCGACCCGACCCGCATCAGTGACGAGCTGGGCGGCGAAGCGGCCCTGCGCCGGCTGGTGGCGGGGCTGCGGCAGAACGGCATGGGCCTGATCGTCGACACCGTCGCCAACCACATGCGTATCGGCGCCGCCAACCCGTGGTGGCAGGACGTCCTGGAGTGGGGACTCGACAGCCCGTACGCGCACTTCTTCGACATCCGCTGGCAGAGCGACGACCCGCTGCTGGACCAGCAGGTGCTGCTGCCGTGCCTGGGCGAGGACTACATCGACGAAGTGACCCATGGGCGCATCCGCCTGGACTACGACGCCGCCAGCGGCCGCTTCCTGCTGCGCTATGGCGAACAGCGCTTTCCGCTGTGTCCGTCCAGCTACGGCATGATCCTTTGCCATACCGATTCGCCCGCCTTGCTGGAACTCGCCCCGCGCTTCGTCGAGCTGCATCGCCACCCGCTGGCCCGGCACCTGGCCCAGGGCCTGTGCCAGCAGGTTGCCGCGCAACTGGCCAACGACGGCGTGCGCGAACGCCTGCTGGCTGCGTACCGCGACGACTGGCGCAGCCTGCATCGGCTGATCGAGCAGCAGTCCTATCGCCTGGCCAACTGGCGCGTGGCGGCGGACGACATCAACTGGCGGCGTTTCTTCGACATCAACGAACTGGTGGGCCTGCGCGCCGAACACCCGGATGTCTTCGCGGCGAGCCATGCCTGCCTGCTGCGGCTGATGGACGAAGGGTTGATCGACGGCCTGCGTATCGACCATGTCGACGGTCTTGCCGACCCCCGTGGCTATTGTCGCCGCCTGTGGCGGGCAACCGCTGGCGCGCCGGTCTACGTCGAGAAGATCCTCGCGCCCGGGGAAAGGCTGCCGGCGGACTGGAAGGTTCGCGGCACCACCGGCTACGACTTCATGAATCAGGTTTCGCAGTTGCAGCACGATGCCGCTGGCGAACCGCAGTTGCGCCACCTCTGGCGGGAGTTCAGCGGCCGCCACGAGGACTTCGCCATGGAAGTGCGCCAGGCCCGTGAGCGCGTGCTCGGCTCGCTGTTCGCCGGCGACCTGGAGGGGCTGTCCCAGCAGCTCTGGCACATCGCCCGCTTCGACCTGGCCAGCCGCGACATCCCGCTGGGCTCCATCCGCCGCGCACTTCACCAGTTGCTTGCCGCCTTCCCGGTGTACCGCACGTATGCCGGTGCGCTGGAACGTTCGGCGCAGGATCGGCATTTCTTCTCCCAGGCGCTGGAACAGGCGCGGCACTCGCTGGAACAGAACGACTGGCGCACCCTGGAATGGCTGGATCGGCTGCTCGGCGGCGAACCGCTGCGCGCCGTGCCGCCGGGCGCGCTACGGCAGCTGCGCAGGCTGGCGCTCGACCGGTTCCAGCAGCTCACCCCGCCGATCGCCGCCAAATCCCTGGAAGACACCGCCTGCTACCGCTCGGCCATGGCGCTCGGGCGCAATGACGTGGGCTTCGACCCGCAAACCCTTGGCGGCGACGCCCACGCCTTCCATCGCGCCTGCCAGGATCGGCAACGTGATTTCCCCCAGGCCTTGCTCGCCACCGCTACCCACGACCACAAGCGCGGTGAAGACAACCGCGCGCGGCTGGCGGTGATCAGCGAGCGCAGCGAATGGTTCGCCGAGCAGGTCTGGGGCTGGTGGAAGCTCGCCGCGCCGCTGCGCCGGCAGCTGCCGAGCGGCCCGGCGCCCAGCGGTGGCGATGAGCTGATCCTCTACCAATGCCTGCTGGGCAGCTGGCCGCTGGACCTGTCCGTCGACGACGAGTCGGGCCTGCGCGCGTTCCACGCACGCCTGGAGCAATGGCAACGCAAGGCCATTCGCGAGGCCAAGCTGGACAGCGACTGGAGCGCCCCCAATGAAGCCTACGAGCAGGTCTGTGGCGACTTCCTCGGCGCCATCCTGCTGGAAGACCGTGGCGCGCCGCTGCGCCGCGCCATTGCCGAGGCGGCCCAGGCGCTGATGCCCGCCGGCGCACTCAATGCCCTGGCGCAATGCGTATTGCGCAACACCACGCCCGGCGTGCCCGACCTCTACCAGGGCTGCGAGTTATGGGACTTCAGCCTGGTGGACCCGGACAATCGTCGTGTCCCCGACTTCGCCGCCCACGAGGCACTGCTGGACGGCGCGCCGGACTGGCCGGCGCTGCTGCGAGGCTGGCGTGACGGGCGCATCAAGCAGGCACTCCTGGCCCACGCCCTGGGCCTGCGCAAGCGCTGGCCGGCGTTGTTCGCCCAGGGCGACTACCTGCCGCTGGAGGTGCGCGGCGAGCATGCCGCCCGAGTCGTCGCCTTCGCCCGCGCCCACGCCGGCCAGCACCTGCTGGTGGTGGTGCCACGCTGCGGGGCCGCATTGCTGGGTGCCTCTGCCGTACCGCACATCCCCGCAGAGGGCTGGCGGGATACCCGATTGCACCTGCCTGCTTCCCTGGCCG